Sequence from the Mytilus galloprovincialis chromosome 13, xbMytGall1.hap1.1, whole genome shotgun sequence genome:
atgaaaataaccGTCTACCatcatgtattacatgtattatatattgaaTCAGGGTGGGAAAAGATAACCCACATGACGATTTGCAGAACTCCATGTACTCTATCCACAAAAATGATCCAatattcttttttctattttagacaAGGATTGTGCTGTAAGATGGCTAGAGAATATGACATCTTCATGGAAAGTGAAAAAAGgtatattaattaaaaaagaaataattaagaCATGCAGTTGATAAAATAAGTTGATAACTTTCTAAATGATTAACAGCAAATCAAGATTAATTCGTTTCATCTACACTGACCTAACCTGAAACATTCTATTTCCAAGAATGTTTTGTTTATTGAATTAACATTATAAACTGCCAATTTTAGGACTATATGAAGATAATATTTATTGCCATGTATGACATCATCATAAAATTTTACTCAAGAACTATCTATCATTTCCCTTAAATTTGATATCAAGCTTCATGTGAACTTGTTTGACCCTAAGGTTGGATGGGGGATAGGAATACAGTCACTTGGGTCTTCTTCTGACAAGCGGTACAACCCTTCAAGGCTTGCCAGAGTTGGGTGTCCTTTAGCCTGTGCAAAATATCTGTCCCTAATCAATTTACATATACCTGCATTTTCCAGTGATAGCCCAAATTTCACTCACCTTCATCCCAGACATCATTCTTAACAGCAGGCGATTGTATTAATTGTTAATCTCTTCTCGTcgtgaacatgaatgaaatatttgccactgaatattaagcaacaaaaattaaatcaatcATGTGAGCTTGTGGTACCATGCATATGATACATTTTGAAGTCAATCAGTCATCAATTCCATGTTTACCAAAAACTTAAAGCTCACATTTCAACTTGATAAATTCTgctaaatatacataaaaatttgtaagggttccgcggaacccagtgtctcgcctacttttgctgtaaattgcaggatcaacacgcacaaaaatgagggaaaaaatcaataaaaatattctgcttgataccatgtttggattgtaggaagcttctgtccaagttccataaaaaatcctggatagtttatgaatctaataaatgttttaaaaactttaactgcagactggatgtaatgttagctggaagaaaaactaagtccatttataagtaaaatacagatacacaggtacaaaatattaaaaaaatttccttctagatactagcttttgatcataaacaagcttctgtcttagtttggtacaaataaaaaatagtataagaaagttatcaaaatttaaaaaaatttaaccacagagtgaatgtgttgtttcaatgcagaaaaaaagtccatttaaagtaaaatatggaaaaaatggatttttcattttacagaatttacttctggatactatcttatgatcataaacaagcttctgtccaagtttggtacaaaccaaggatagtttaagaaagttattaaaattttaaaaactacaaccacagagtgatgtaatgttttcccgcagaaaaactaagtgcatttataagtaaaatacggaaaatttacttcttgatactatcttatgatcataaataagcttctgtcgaagtttgatagaaatccaggatagtttaagaaagttatttaaattttaaaaactttaaccacagagtgtatgtaatgttttcccgcagaaaaactaagtccatttataagtaaaatatggaaaaaatggaattttattttcacaaaatttacttctggatactatcttatgatcataaacaagcttctgtccaagtttggtatggtttaagaaagttattaaaatttcaaaaactttaaccacagagtgaatatttgtggacgccgccgacgacaccgactacgacggaatgtaggatcgcttagtctagctttttcgactaaagtcgaaggctcgacaaaaaagagAACAGGGATAACCAAAATGCACAGACAATTAATACCtctgaagaaaaaaagaaaatattccaCATAATGTATGACTTAAATTTCTTCTACAACAAGTGagacattttgtaaacagaacACATTGTGTAACTTGTATCTTCAACATGTGACAAATTGTGTATAGTTTATACACTGACACATTGTGTAACTTTTAACAGATAACATGTACACAACACATTGTGCAACTTTTAACTACAATACaagatgtacatgtacagtaaCACATTGTGTAACTTTGTACAACACATAACACATTGTGTATCTTTTATCTACAACACATATCACATTACACATTGTATAACCTTTATCTACATCACATATAACACATCATCAGAATTGTGTAGCTTTTATTTACAACACATAACACATCTACAACAAATAAAGCAGTTTGTAACATATCTACAACACAATATGAACACTTATTAAACATTTTGCAGGTGGTTTTGTCATGTAAATGATTTTACAACAAATAAAGCATTTTGTAACTATTATCTACAACACAATATGCTAACACTTTATTAAAAATTTTGCAGGTGGTTTTGTCATGTAGATGATGATAACTATGTGAATGTACCAGCTTTAGTTGGGTTTCTGCAGCAGTATAACCACAGTGATAACTGGTATTTAGGCAGACCAAGTATAAGTCATCCACTGGAAGTACTAGACAGAGCTAACCCAGGAGTAATTATATTGCCACTTTTATATTCTTTTGAATTGCTtggatttaaaatttattttgaacttGTATTGACGTTAGTTGACTAAAACCAAGAATGACTATGAAAATCACGCATATTTTTAGACTTGAAATCTAGCCTTATGTGTAGTAAATTAGATCTATGtgaaatctaataaaaaaaatcagtattttgtttattaaattggGAAGGCTTTACGAAGCTTTAAGCAATCCAACATTGTAAAAACAGAAATATATGGATGATTATCATCATGTATAGTCTATATGTCCTGTATGGTAGATTATTTATAAAACCTTTATATTACAGCAAAAGTTGGCATTTTGGTTTGCAACTGGAGGTGCAGGTTTCTGTATAAGCAGAGGTCTAGCTGATCAAATGGTACCACATGCTGGGTAAGATATATACctttaaatattatttgtatgGATCAATTTTTAGGACCATCAAAAATTGGAATAAGAATTTTTCAGTGGTGAGATTCTGAAATTTTCCGGAGTCCTAGTTTTTGATAATAAGTAAGAACTGTTTGTAGGGTTAAAGATGTTTGAAGATCATTGTGACAGTAACCAGACTAAAGTACATTTATCATTTTACTGCTGTTTCAAAGGAATATGATACTCAGATTTACCTCTATATGACACATTTCTGTCATTTTATGAACAACTTAAAGTCATAgctttcacatatatatatatatagcaccaAGCTTCATATACTCATGTCAAACATTGTGACAAATTTTGTTCCATTGACGTTCTACTACCTATTTGACTAAGActtgtatctataaaatattttctaacaTAGATCGTCGATTTGACTAAATGATCACCATAAAAAAGATATTCAGTCTTagtatgtttaattttaactttgtattttcaGAGGAGGAAGGATAATGACAACAGGAGACGTCATAAGGTTACCAGATGACTGTACTGTGGGATATATCATAAGTAAGTGTCTCAAAAAATCAATAATTCTCATTTCTGTACatacatgaccatgatgacatatattaaaagtacaaaaaaaaaataaaaaaatactccaACAGATTTAAAATACAAGGAAAAGAATGTTGGCCTGTGAAGCCTATGAATGCACCATCAGTTGAATCTTCCCTTTTAACCGTTTATGTCCTTTATGCTTTCCATGACAATATGCTATCTGACTTTAGTTTGTCTCATCAATTTTTCTGAAACTCTTACACAATGCTAAgaacaaaaacacaaattttaggTAGTGAGTCATTTGCCATTCTAAAGAAATGCCTCCTTTTAAATTGGAAAATTGCAAAGCATGAATGGGGCATTCGTaacacattctttttttatttcaaaataattttcaatttaggATGAAAACGCTGCATATTGCAATCTAGAATAGCTTTGAAGCTTGCTTGCAAATTATCATTGTTTATATGATAaccaatcaattttaaaaactaattgtCTATTAAGTtgttaaaaaatactttaaaattgaaatacacTTGCTATCTTCAGAAAATATCACTTACATTTCTCAATTCTATCTGACACTCAATTGCAAAATAATAGCAATTAGGTTAAATTACCAGTTCTAAAACAGAAATTTGGCAAGTTTGATTATGAACATAATGACATGCACATGTATTTAATGCTGTTCTTCAGCTTAAAGTTCCTATTATACCTTTAACTAAGAAAAGGCACAAACATCAACACAGGACGAATGAAACTTTTGAACACAAATTCATAAGAAATTCTTCATCTAAACCATACAAAATTTGTTTGTATAGACACTGTGATACTGTACAAACTTCTTGGACACTtttctaatttaaatatttatattgtctaaatatgaatttaaatataaatgtgttaTTGAATTTATTAGAACAGGAAAAGGAATAGTAAGTCTGCTGACAGTGAAGTTGTTTGCTGTTGTTTATCATGTGTTTTATGTCTGTAAATTtaatgtttgctttattttcagtttactgcatgttgttcatttgttgtttattttttcaactgAAATCTTGTTTATTATTCTGCAGTGTCTCATACTTTGactatttacatgatttagttactgtgaattcattattttaagtggtttaccattttttgtggatttcattGATACAGGTTAACCTGAAGTTAAAGatataaacattttctttagGCTTTTATGCAGAATTGAGCAATAACCACAAAATTGAATATAACCAAAAAAAGGCAAAGTTTctttcaatccacgaaaattggtatccacaaaaataaatgtttctataGTACCTGAGTGATTTGCTTTAacattatctttttttatcattacatgtatttcatcATTCTAAAATAATCATCATTGAACAGATAGGGAAGTCATgactaaaattgaaaactactacatattttaatgaaatatattttatgtgtgcAACAGGAGAATTTGATACCAGAATATGATCCCAGTCTAGATGTAAAGCTAAGGGGTATATGattaataatattgaaatgtcTTATTTTTACTCTACAAGTTAACCTGTTTTGAGAGGATCCTTTTGGAAAAGGTTTTAATACTTTTAttatgattgtattttgtaaacaCTCCAGTTGAAATCCCTGGTACAGTTGGTGGTAGAATAATTTGAATAGGGTACCAGTAGATTCTAATACTCACTTGcactcatttataaaaaaattacctGTTTATAAATCTTTTAATCGACAATCCATTTACACATATTTTCCAATTTGCTAAACAGGAAATCCAAGAATTCTGTATATTTCAACACCATCTAAATAATCTatacttttaaagaattttacatttatCTATGTTTGTACACCACAAGAAAAATATGCCATCATATTTTGCGTCAATTGAAAAAATGAGTTGCTTCTTTTAGATATAAATGATGTTTGGggaatgttgtttttttagctcacctggcctaaaaggccatgtgagcttttctcatcacttggcgtacgtcgtcgttgtcgtctgtcgtcgttaacaatttttcaaacatcttctcctctgaaactactgaatggatttgaatgaaacttagcatgattgttccttagattatcctgcacaaagtgtgtgcttcgatttttgatccatcaaaaaacatggccgccgttacttaaaatagaacataggggtcaaatggagtttttggcttatatctcaaaaacgaaagcatttagagcaaatctgacatggtgtaaaaatgttcattaggtcaagatctatcagccctgaaattttcagatgaatcaaacaaaccattgttgggttgctgccacttaattggtaattttaaggaaattttgcagtttttggtcattatcttgaatattattatagataaaaataaactgtaaacagcaaaaatgatcagcaaagtaagatacacaaataagttaaaatgaccaaaattgacaattgaccccttaaggggttattgtcctttaatgacaatttttcacaatttgttcatcatatttgctaactttaaaaaatcttctcctctaaaactactaaaccaaattcaaccaaacttcaactgaatgatcagtagggtgtataaaataaagtttgtgctttattttttatttcgtcaaaaaacatggccgtcatggctaaaaatagaacacagggtaaaatgcagtttttggcttatatctcaaaaactccagcatttagagcaaataagacaagaagttaaagtatttattaggtcaaggtctacctgtcctgaaattttcagccgaattgggtaactgttttttcaggtataatgcccctgaattgatgattttaaagaaattttgcagtttttggttattatcttgaatattattatagatacagataaactgttaatagcaaaaatgttaagcaaagtaagatctacaaataagtcaatttgaccaaaattgtcaattgaccccttaaggagttattgccctttaaagactttttttcacaatttgttcatcatgacttactttaaaaaatcttctcctttgaaactgctgtatcaatttcagccaaacttaggctaaatgagtttcagagtatctagtataaattttatatttcatttccttgtatgtcagaaacatagctcctatggctaaaatagaacataggagaaaatgatttttttttttgcttttgaagaaaataggacgattcaaagaacatttaaataaattgaaaagccaaaataatcattgatgagagatttaaccaaaaaaattaaggtgagtgattcaggctcttgagagcctcttgtttactttttagctcacctgacctgaaaggtcaagtgagcttttctcatcacttggcttcAGTCATCTTCCGGCTTCAGTaaactattacaaaaatcttctcctctgggcaaaatttaaccaaacttggccacaatcatcattggggtatctagtttaaaaaatgtgtcctgtgaccgggccaactaaccaagaaggccaccatggctaaaaatagaacataggggtaaaatgtagagttTGGCTtataaccaaagcatttagagcaaatctgacatggggtgaaagtgtttatcaggtcaagatatatctgccctcaaattcagtttaatattgtcaattttattagGCTTGAATAGTGAAAGTATTTAGTTTTAttaggttaacatggttaagaagAAACACTTGTGTAtagttgaatgaaaaaaaatgatttcaaagtttTTGATACATGCTTTTTTCAGTTGGGTTCATTCTAATGACTTTATGATAAtgttaatttttagctcacctggcccacagggccaagttagcttttctcatcacttggcgtccgtcgtcgtcgtcagtcGTCCTCATTTTcgtttgtttttacaaaaatcttttctgaaactactgggccaaatttaatcaaacttggccactatCATCATTTgggtttctagtttaaaaaatgtgtgtggtgacccagccaaccaaccaagatggccaccatggctaaaaatagaacataggggtaaaatgtaaagtttggcttataactctgaaaccaaagcatttagagcaaatctgacaggggtgaaagtgtttatcaagtcaacatctatctgccctcaaattttcagaggaatcggacaaccagttgatGGGTTGCTGGAAAAGGAAaatttgctgttttggttattatcttgaatattgataaactgtaaacagtaataatattcagcaaagtaagatctacaaataaattaacatgacTAAAATTATCATTcgaccccataaggagttattgccctttaaagtcaatttttgataattttttatacgattttgtaatcttttacaaaaatcttctcctgaaacttcTGGACCAATATAACCAAACTTagtcacaatcattattagggtatcttatttaaaaaatgtgtgcggtaacccagccaaccaaccaatatggccaccatggctaaaaatagaacataggggtaaaatgtagattttggcttgaaactctgaaaccaaagcattaagagcaaatctgacaggtattaaaatgtttatcaagtcaatatctatctgccctgaaattttcaaatgaattggacaacaggttgatgggttgctgcccccaaattggtaatttttaaagaaattttgccgtttttggttattatcttgaatactattatagatagagataaactgtaaacagcaataatgttcagcaaatttttgtgaatttttacaaaatattatcttttgtaactaaagggccaagtttattatagatagagaaaattgtaagttgcaaggatgttcagtaaagtaagatctacaaacacatcaccatcactaaaacacaattttgtcatgaatccatccgtgtcctttgtttaatatgcacatagaccaaggtgagggacacagactcttaagagcctctagttaacataagtggtgtttttttccatctataattaataatttaaactGATTATCATGTTTTGTTTGctaaattccatttaattaaaCATGATCTAACAGttctgaaattttgaaattctttttcttttttccctCTTTCTTTTTGAATTTCAACAACCAtaacttgtaacatgtgtaatgcatatatataatgattttttcttcttcaaaagattactgaaattaaatttatgttgaaatataaatcaatttcaataaaaacagaTTTAAGTACTTCGTTATTTGTATAATGAGcatatattcatgtattttatttatggtattttttGCATGACTTacagtattattattttttaacatgaGACCAGAATGCAATATCTATGTTTCTTCCATTACCTTTACATTTTTGCTAATAATTACAGAATATTACAGAAATAAGCTAAATATAGACATTGCTAGACTAGCTGTTGAATTCAAAATTGTCTTTTCTGTATAGATTTGCTTAGTTGCAAGATAATATTGATGTCTAGTATGGTGATTTCTGAAGTATTCAAACatgcaaaattaaataattaaaaaaaatatcatcttaTTTTTCAGATCATCTATTGAAAGTGccattaacaaaaattaaagaatttcattCCCACTTAGAGGGACTACATAGGATTCCTCAGCATCAACTCTCTGATCAGGTATGTACACCAAAGTCACTAACAGCAATCATACACACTCGTTGCTTTTCTTGCAGCAGCGTCGTCATCCTTAGCAGTGTCAATAATTGTTGAGTTTGTTGCTTAAGGTAGTTAATTAGAACTACTGGTGATAGATCAATGAAattttctataaagttgcatTACTGTCAGTACTtctaaataagaagatgtggtatgagtgccaataaaacaTCTCTCCATCAaagttacaatttatgaaaacCTTCACACTCACCTAAGACAGTTGTGTAATATTACAACATTAAAAGACACTCTATGAACTATCAATTGAAATTGCTTAAATCAATCAGAACTTAAAGTGCAAAGTCTTGGTGAAAAGTTGTGATTAAATTATCAGAGACTATCAAAGATCTCTAACATTAACAACAGAAATTCTATAGAAAATAACGAGTTGtcaatcaaaattatatttttattttaatttttcaatgaatttgatttaattttatgatGAGCAATACAGCTGATTAGGAATAATTGAACTGTTCTGTCATTGTAAACAAATTTTGCCATTATACAATGACAAATTATTCATAGTCAATAGCAGCAGTTGTATTTTTCTTTCAGCTGACTTTAAGTTATTTTAACAGTAATGTGATAGATGTAAAAGGGTACAGCCATGAAAACGATCCAACAAGGTAAACATAAAATCAGTTtctataatatttacaaaatatggtTACTGTGCCTCGATGTAGTATCaagttttatatttgtatatgagttatataattatctccctttgaaacTTTTTCTGAACTTTTCAATATAATGAGATATATTGATACTTTGAATTCAGAAATGAGGTTTTGAATAATGCAATTGGGGGAGTATCACAATagtaattaaaaaccaattcttcagagaacaattgaaggtctttccacctcgataataagaatgaaattcaaaaaaacGATGTTAAAAAATATCACTCCTAtttgatgtaatttggttcttcgaattgatataaaaaaaaaaaagatttataggtatatgcagaagacttaattgttttagtatgaacagaaaataatttttagcaaatgtcaaaatctagaacgtcaaattgacctttgaccttgacctcaatttcaaggtcataggtcagtgatctcaaatcaaaagaccccagatcactcatttttatggttgtggagaaatactgatttcaaatacataaggggagaaaactcctgtgagggttaaccaaaacagtttctttggaataacgataacaaacaaaattcaaaatttagaacctgaccttgacctttgaccttgacctcaatttccttcaaatggaccaaggatttcatatcaaaatactgtaggcctctacgacttataacgtatgaatttatccaacaaatcgcctatcttaaattttcaaagggaaataactcccataagatgtctttcgatcactcaagtcaaaatacaccaaatcattctcaagaggagacgaacaatttggtgaaaacagtttgctaaaatcttttacggttttagagatatagcgataacaagaaaaaagggacgcggggagataactcctataagaataagtgttcggtcacacagggtgagttttgaaacctcctttactgtacaacatcattggccaaaaaatccattcgatatgttgtaagacaaaaaagcatctcagacggcagaagaaaaaaaaaaaaaaaaataatcagaagaaaaacaaaaggtctttccacaaaaagtggaaagacctaataactAACATTTTAATATCTGCTACATAGATCTGTATGCAGCGTttcctgaaattgcaataatCAATGTTGCATTTTTGTCCGttcatttaaaattgcaataattaggtctttccacctttacCTTTacgtgtggaaagacctattgattttgttctgattattttttgtatttttttttccgcctaatttttttcttgcggtgtaaaaatgtttcaaaagatgtcgcttagttttttttgtatatgagatcatacagtctatacacttttgaaactcaccctgtttaaccaaacacttttctttgtaagagttatctccccaaacactgtttttcttgttatcagatctcctccgcaactgtaaaagaaagcgacaaatttatttttcaaaattgctcgttatatcctcaggatgttacgttttattttgaccgaagcattACGAATACCccatatgagagtaatttccccttttgtattgaaataagtgaaataaatttgtaactggaaaaccataagtgatagaggcctagggtcttttgatttgaggcccttggtcaaaaagtatgaaaatg
This genomic interval carries:
- the LOC143057561 gene encoding fringe glycosyltransferase-like isoform X1; translation: MRKTVQSDIFISVKTTKSNRNSRLDLLMETWIPLANDETYIFTDNDSPIPENVHADHFINTFCADTHYRQGLCCKMAREYDIFMESEKRWFCHVDDDNYVNVPALVGFLQQYNHSDNWYLGRPSISHPLEVLDRANPGQKLAFWFATGGAGFCISRGLADQMVPHAGGGRIMTTGDVIRLPDDCTVGYIINHLLKVPLTKIKEFHSHLEGLHRIPQHQLSDQLTLSYFNSNVIDVKGYSHENDPTRFKTVHCHLYPYLSQCVDMPRW
- the LOC143057561 gene encoding fringe glycosyltransferase-like isoform X2, which codes for MLKTYIFTDNDSPIPENVHADHFINTFCADTHYRQGLCCKMAREYDIFMESEKRWFCHVDDDNYVNVPALVGFLQQYNHSDNWYLGRPSISHPLEVLDRANPGQKLAFWFATGGAGFCISRGLADQMVPHAGGGRIMTTGDVIRLPDDCTVGYIINHLLKVPLTKIKEFHSHLEGLHRIPQHQLSDQLTLSYFNSNVIDVKGYSHENDPTRFKTVHCHLYPYLSQCVDMPRW